GGAACGAGCAGCACGTCGTCGATCCCGGCGTACCGCTGCAGCGCCTCGCGCACCTGCCGCGCCGGGCGCGGGCCCACTGCGGCGGCTCGTAGGCGATTGGCCACGACGACGGGACGGCCCCCGGCGGCCTCGGGCAGGTCCGCCAGCTCGCGCACGGCGCGCACGAGCCGCTGCAGCCCCACCGGATCGGCGGCGCCGACGACCACGGTGACGTCGGCCGAGGCCAGGCTCGCCAGTGTGGCCTGGTTGCGGCGAGGCGCGACGGTGTCGTACGCCAGCTCTTCGTCCTGCTCGAGCGAGAAGCCGGTGTCCACCACGACCCAGTCGGCCAGCGACCGGGCGCACTCCAGCACCGTCGAGAGTGCCGTGGCCCGCACTTCGGTCCACCGGTCAGGTCGCAGCAGGCCGGTGAGCACCCGCAGCCGCGGCAGTACCCCCGGCGCGAGCCGCTCCAGCGCGGTGTGGTCCAGGCTGCCGCGCTCGGCGGCCCGGCAGGCCGCCGCGATGGCGGCGGACTCGTCGAGCAGCGCGAGCCGTTGGGCGATGCTGGCACCGTAGGTGTCGGCGTCCACGAGCAGCACCTCCTGCCCCGCACCGGCGAGCTCGGCGGCCAGCTCGACGGCCACCGTGGTGCGTCCGGGGGCGCCCACTGGTCCCCAGACGGCCACCACGTGGCCACGCGCGCGGAGCCGCGCGGCGCCGTCCACGGCTTCGGGCCGCGCCGACCCGAGGCTCGTCGGCTCGCGCCGCGACACCGCCCGTGGGTCAGCCAGCGAGAGGCCAGCGGGTCGCCTCCGGGCGGCGCGATCGGCCACCTCCACGGCGGCTCGGGCGGCAGCGGCCACCTCCCCGGGCCGCGCTGCCACGCTGAGCACCTGTCCGACTCCGGCCTGGCGCAGCCTGCGCTCGTGCGTGCTCGGATCTCCCGGCGCGCCGTCGACCAACGCGACGACGCCGCACCGGTGGTGCTCAAGCAGCTCCAGCGCAGCCGCGTCGAGCCCTCGCAGGTCGGCCGACACCACGACGACCTGCACCAGCCCGGCAGCGGCACAGGCGAGGACGTCGGCGACGTCAGCGCAGCGCCGGACGACCTGCACCCCCGCCTCGGCGTCCAGACCGCTGACCAGCGCGGCCTCGTACCGATCGCTCACCGCTGTGGCCACGAGCACGGGGGAAGCGCAGATCACGTCCCGCTCCGTCGGGGCAGCGCCGCCGGGGCGGGCACGAGCGTGATGCGCGCGGAGTTGTCGACGGCCTGGATCAGCTCGGGGACGAGCGCCGGTGTCAGCAGCAGCTGCACCGTCGACCCGGTCGAGCCAAGTGACCCGGCCGACGCCGCGCCGCCCCAGCCGGCGCGCGCCTGCGACCGGTCGCCGACCTGCACTCCGGAGGCGACCAGGCGGGGACGCTCGTAGGAGTCCGCACGGTCGGCCGACCGCGACGCGACCCAGACGTCGACCACCGACCCGCGCGGCAGCGCACCGGCCGCGGCCGGCTCGACGGGCACCGTGATCGGGCGCAGGTCGACGCGGTCGGCGCCCCCGAGGGCCGAGGCCGGCACGAGCTCGCCGGCGGGCACCGGGCGCACGACGACGAGGCCGGCCAGCGGGCGCGAGGCCGACAGGTAGGGCCGACCCGCGCCCACGATGCGCACGTGGGCCACGGCCAGGTCGTCACCGGTCACCGCTTGCCCAGGCGTGAGCGCGCGGCGAGCGACGAAGACCGGTTCGGTGGTGTCGACCGCGCGCAGCAAACCCGCCACACCGACCACCGACAGGAGCACCAGCAACAGCCCCACGAGCAGCCGCGGGTCGCGCCACGAGGGGCGCCGCAACCGCCGCGCGGTGACGCCTGGGGCGGCCGGCGCCGTCCGGTCGTGTGGTCTGCTGAGCGTGGGTGTGGTCATGATGCCCCCGATGGCCGTGACGTGGCGGAGACCGCTGATGATCACGGCACACTCTGGTGCATTCCGGGCATCGCTGTCATCTCGCCGTCCACAGGCTGCTCCCGCCGTCCACAGGCTTCCCGTGGGCGGCATGCGTCGATGGGATACTGGACGCATGCCGCCGCGCTTCCTCACGCTGCCGGACGTCGCCGAGGTGCTCAGCATCTCGGCCGCCCAGGCGTACGCGCTGGTGCGCTCCGGAGACCTGCCGGCGATCAAGGTCGGCGGTCGCGGGCAGTGGCGCGTCGAGGCCGCCCAGCTCGAGGCCTACATCGAACGGATGTACGCCCAGACCCGCGCGTTCGTCGAGCAGCACCCCTTCGGAGCGGGCGAGGAGCCGGCCACCGAGGAGGCCGCTCGCGGCTGACCGGGCCAGTACCCGCAGCCGATCAGGCCCAGGACGTCTCGCCCACCGGAGCGACGCTGGCGAGCGCGAGCAGCGGAACGGTCAGCACGCCTGACACGCGGTGCGTGCGGCGGGGCTCGTCGGCCGGGTGCTCCGCGAGGTCGAGGTGGTCGGCCCCGACGGCGTCGAGAGTCCCCACCCTGCGTCGGCCGTCGACGAGAGCCAGGGTGACCGGGCTGCGGTCGCGGGTGATGCGCCGCAAGGCGGCCGCCAGACCGAGCCGCCGCTCGACCTGCGCCCGCCCGGCTGCGCGCACGCCGCGCTCGAGGCCGTGCGCGCCGACCACGGCGGCGAGCCGCACCACGACGGGTGCCGGGCGGTGGCCGGAGGTCGCCAGGACGGCCCAGCCGTCCCCGACCGTCACGACCGCCCCGTGCACGGTGGCGCCACCGAGCAGGTCGAGGCTCACCTCGCGCGCCGCCGCCAAGCGGTCGATCCACGGCACCTGCGACAGCTCGGCCCTGGTGCGCTCGGCGATCTCACCCTGACGTTCAGCGGCCTCGGCCGCCTCGAGCTCGCCCTCGAGATCAGCGAACAGGTTCTCCCACCGCACCCGGACGACGCTAGCGGAGGGGCCACGCTGCAGCCGCCGCTTCGTCGGTTTTCCACAGATTTGCGAACTCT
This is a stretch of genomic DNA from Angustibacter sp. Root456. It encodes these proteins:
- a CDS encoding P-loop NTPase, which codes for MICASPVLVATAVSDRYEAALVSGLDAEAGVQVVRRCADVADVLACAAAGLVQVVVVSADLRGLDAAALELLEHHRCGVVALVDGAPGDPSTHERRLRQAGVGQVLSVAARPGEVAAAARAAVEVADRAARRRPAGLSLADPRAVSRREPTSLGSARPEAVDGAARLRARGHVVAVWGPVGAPGRTTVAVELAAELAGAGQEVLLVDADTYGASIAQRLALLDESAAIAAACRAAERGSLDHTALERLAPGVLPRLRVLTGLLRPDRWTEVRATALSTVLECARSLADWVVVDTGFSLEQDEELAYDTVAPRRNQATLASLASADVTVVVGAADPVGLQRLVRAVRELADLPEAAGGRPVVVANRLRAAAVGPRPARQVREALQRYAGIDDVLLVPDDPEAVDSAVLAGRTLAEHARSSPVRAAVHDLALRVRHHVEATNHDTRPLDEAASGVPVGAH
- a CDS encoding SAF domain-containing protein produces the protein MTTPTLSRPHDRTAPAAPGVTARRLRRPSWRDPRLLVGLLLVLLSVVGVAGLLRAVDTTEPVFVARRALTPGQAVTGDDLAVAHVRIVGAGRPYLSASRPLAGLVVVRPVPAGELVPASALGGADRVDLRPITVPVEPAAAGALPRGSVVDVWVASRSADRADSYERPRLVASGVQVGDRSQARAGWGGAASAGSLGSTGSTVQLLLTPALVPELIQAVDNSARITLVPAPAALPRRSGT
- a CDS encoding AlpA family transcriptional regulator, with amino-acid sequence MPPRFLTLPDVAEVLSISAAQAYALVRSGDLPAIKVGGRGQWRVEAAQLEAYIERMYAQTRAFVEQHPFGAGEEPATEEAARG